A DNA window from Massilia putida contains the following coding sequences:
- a CDS encoding YqiA/YcfP family alpha/beta fold hydrolase: MSGSPGFSADAREGARAHLLYLHGFRSSPRSFKARVVQQRMQAAGLAGNLTCPQLPPSPKAAMELVLTLVQRHADNLAIIGSSLGGFYATWLAERFGCRAVLINPAVDPLQDLDKHVGITTEWHTGEPFEFKREYIAELAALKVGTITRPERYFLLAATGDEVLDYRDMVAHYPGAHQHVIQGSDHAVSEFEQYVDEVLAFCLRDSLQGGAGSDPAR; encoded by the coding sequence ATGAGCGGGTCACCAGGTTTTTCCGCAGACGCCCGCGAGGGCGCGCGCGCCCACCTTCTTTATCTGCACGGCTTCCGTTCGTCGCCGCGCTCGTTCAAGGCGCGCGTCGTGCAGCAGCGGATGCAGGCGGCCGGCCTGGCCGGCAACCTGACCTGTCCGCAGCTGCCGCCATCGCCGAAGGCCGCGATGGAACTCGTGCTCACGCTCGTCCAGCGTCATGCGGACAATCTCGCCATCATCGGCTCCTCGCTGGGCGGCTTCTACGCGACGTGGCTCGCGGAGCGCTTCGGCTGCCGCGCGGTCCTGATCAATCCGGCCGTCGACCCTTTGCAGGATCTCGACAAGCACGTCGGCATCACGACGGAATGGCATACCGGCGAGCCGTTCGAATTCAAGCGCGAGTACATCGCCGAGCTGGCCGCATTGAAGGTCGGCACCATCACGCGGCCCGAGCGCTATTTCCTGCTGGCCGCAACCGGCGACGAGGTGTTGGACTACCGCGACATGGTTGCGCATTACCCGGGCGCGCACCAGCACGTCATCCAGGGCAGCGACCACGCCGTATCGGAATTCGAGCAGTATGTCGACGAGGTGCTGGCGTTTTGTCTGCGTGATTCCTTGCAAGGCGGCGCCGGATCGGACCCGGCAAGGTGA
- the mpl gene encoding UDP-N-acetylmuramate:L-alanyl-gamma-D-glutamyl-meso-diaminopimelate ligase, with the protein MHIHILGICGTFMGGLAVLAKEAGHRVTGCDANVYPPMSTQLEAQGIELIQGYGPEQVNLNPDLYVVGNVMTRGNPLVEEILNRSLPYVSGPQWIGDHILRNKWVLAVAGTHGKTTTSSMLAWILEDAGYSPGFLIGGVPLNFGVSARLSGETESDFFVIEADEYDTAFFDKRSKFVHYHAKTAVLNNLEYDHADIFPDIGAIETQFHHLVRTVPGVGRIVVNGDEASLARVLKRGCWSEKESFGSSDGVNWSIVEHPGGSSFDVLFNGEQQGTVHWDLTGHHNRSNALAAIAAARHVGVPPAQAIDSLARFQSVKRRMEVRGKVKGVTVYDDFAHHPTAIATTVGGLRQKIGASGRILAVLEPRSNTMKLGAMKDALPGSLKDADLVFGFGSQQALGWSLADALKPLGANAHSFDQLDYMVQAIVQAAQPGDHILVMSNGGFGGVHQKLLEALAV; encoded by the coding sequence ATGCACATCCATATTCTCGGCATCTGCGGCACCTTCATGGGCGGCCTCGCGGTGTTGGCCAAAGAGGCCGGCCACCGCGTCACCGGGTGCGACGCCAACGTTTACCCTCCGATGAGCACCCAGCTCGAAGCCCAGGGCATCGAACTGATCCAGGGTTACGGGCCCGAACAGGTGAACCTGAACCCGGACTTGTACGTCGTCGGCAACGTCATGACGCGCGGGAATCCGCTCGTCGAGGAAATCCTGAACCGCAGCCTGCCGTACGTATCAGGTCCGCAATGGATCGGCGACCATATTCTCCGTAATAAATGGGTGCTCGCCGTCGCGGGGACGCACGGCAAGACGACGACGTCGTCGATGCTGGCGTGGATCCTGGAAGATGCCGGTTATTCGCCGGGCTTCCTGATCGGCGGCGTGCCGCTGAACTTCGGCGTGTCGGCGCGCCTGTCCGGCGAGACGGAGTCCGACTTCTTCGTCATCGAGGCGGACGAGTACGACACCGCCTTCTTCGACAAGCGCTCGAAATTCGTGCACTACCACGCGAAGACGGCCGTATTGAACAATCTGGAATACGATCACGCCGACATCTTCCCCGATATCGGCGCCATCGAGACGCAATTCCACCACCTCGTGCGGACGGTGCCGGGCGTCGGCCGCATCGTCGTGAACGGCGACGAGGCCTCGCTGGCGCGCGTGCTCAAGCGCGGCTGCTGGAGCGAGAAGGAAAGTTTCGGCAGTTCCGACGGCGTGAACTGGAGCATCGTCGAGCATCCGGGCGGTTCCAGCTTCGACGTGCTGTTCAATGGTGAACAACAAGGAACCGTCCACTGGGACCTGACCGGCCACCACAACCGCAGCAACGCGCTGGCCGCCATCGCTGCCGCCCGCCACGTCGGCGTGCCGCCCGCCCAGGCGATCGATTCGCTGGCGCGCTTCCAGAGCGTCAAGCGGCGCATGGAAGTGCGCGGCAAGGTCAAGGGCGTGACCGTCTACGACGATTTCGCGCACCATCCGACCGCGATCGCGACAACGGTCGGCGGCCTGCGTCAGAAAATCGGCGCCAGCGGCCGCATTCTGGCCGTGCTGGAGCCGCGTTCGAATACCATGAAGCTGGGGGCCATGAAGGATGCGCTGCCGGGCAGCCTCAAGGATGCCGACCTCGTGTTCGGCTTCGGCAGCCAGCAGGCGCTGGGCTGGTCGCTGGCCGATGCGTTGAAGCCGCTGGGCGCCAATGCGCACAGCTTCGACCAGCTCGACTACATGGTCCAGGCGATCGTCCAGGCTGCGCAGCCGGGCGACCATATTCTCGTGATGAGCAATGGCGGCTTCGGCGGCGTCCACCAGAAGCTGCTGGAGGCGCTGGCGGTATGA
- the accC gene encoding acetyl-CoA carboxylase biotin carboxylase subunit, translated as MFEKILIANRGEIALRIQRACREMGIKTVVVHSEADKDAKYVKLADESVCIGPAPSAQSYLSMPAIISAAEVTDAEAIHPGYGFLSENADFAERVEKSGFVFIGPRPESIRLMGDKVSAKQAMIRAGVPCVPGSDGALPDDPKEIIQTARRVGYPVIIKAAGGGGGRGMRVVHTEAALLNAVTMTKAEAGTAFGNPEVYMEKYLENPRHVEIQVLADEHKQAVWLGERDCSMQRRHQKVIEEAPAPGIPRKLIEKIGDRCAEACRKIGYRGAGTFEFLYENGEFYFIEMNTRVQVEHPVTEMITGIDIVQEQIRIACGEKLRFRQRDIMLSGHAIECRINAEDPFKFTPSPGRITGWHPPGGPGIRVDSHAYAGYYVPPNYDSMVGKVIAYGATRDQAIRRMQIALSEMVVEGILTNIPLHRELMVDARFIEGGTNIHYLEQKLAHKPDLPKDGAIGAKSEAADAKADQ; from the coding sequence ATGTTTGAAAAAATTCTTATCGCCAACCGTGGTGAAATCGCGTTGCGTATCCAGCGCGCTTGCCGCGAGATGGGCATCAAGACGGTCGTCGTGCACTCCGAGGCGGATAAGGACGCCAAGTACGTGAAGCTGGCGGACGAGTCCGTTTGCATCGGTCCGGCGCCGTCCGCGCAGAGCTACCTGAGCATGCCGGCGATCATCAGCGCGGCCGAAGTCACGGACGCCGAGGCGATCCACCCGGGCTACGGCTTCCTGTCCGAGAACGCCGACTTCGCGGAACGCGTCGAAAAATCGGGCTTCGTGTTCATCGGCCCGCGTCCGGAATCGATCCGCCTGATGGGCGACAAGGTCTCGGCCAAGCAAGCCATGATCCGCGCCGGCGTGCCCTGCGTGCCGGGTTCGGACGGCGCCCTGCCCGACGATCCGAAAGAGATCATCCAGACCGCGCGCCGCGTGGGCTACCCGGTCATCATCAAGGCCGCCGGCGGCGGCGGCGGCCGCGGCATGCGCGTCGTGCACACGGAAGCCGCGCTGCTGAACGCCGTCACGATGACCAAGGCCGAAGCCGGCACCGCGTTCGGCAATCCGGAAGTCTATATGGAGAAATACCTGGAGAATCCGCGCCACGTGGAAATCCAGGTCCTCGCCGACGAGCACAAGCAGGCCGTCTGGCTGGGCGAGCGCGACTGCTCCATGCAGCGCCGCCACCAGAAAGTGATCGAGGAAGCGCCGGCACCGGGCATCCCGCGCAAGCTGATCGAGAAGATCGGCGACCGCTGCGCCGAAGCCTGCCGCAAGATCGGCTACCGCGGCGCCGGCACGTTCGAATTCCTGTACGAGAACGGCGAGTTCTACTTCATCGAGATGAACACCCGCGTGCAGGTCGAACACCCGGTCACCGAAATGATCACCGGCATCGACATCGTGCAGGAACAGATCCGCATCGCCTGCGGCGAAAAGCTGCGCTTCCGCCAGCGCGACATCATGCTGTCGGGTCACGCCATCGAGTGCCGCATCAACGCCGAAGACCCGTTCAAGTTCACCCCGTCGCCGGGCCGCATCACCGGCTGGCATCCGCCGGGCGGCCCCGGCATCCGCGTCGATTCGCATGCGTACGCCGGCTACTACGTCCCGCCGAATTACGATTCGATGGTCGGTAAGGTGATTGCCTACGGCGCCACGCGCGACCAGGCGATCCGCCGCATGCAGATCGCGTTGTCGGAAATGGTGGTCGAGGGTATCCTGACCAACATCCCGCTGCACCGCGAACTGATGGTCGACGCCCGCTTCATCGAGGGCGGCACCAACATCCACTACCTGGAGCAGAAGCTGGCCCACAAGCCGGACCTGCCGAAGGATGGCGCGATCGGCGCCAAATCCGAGGCCGCAGACGCAAAGGCTGATCAATGA
- the mtgA gene encoding monofunctional biosynthetic peptidoglycan transglycosylase, whose product MSGIGTLKAGAPARAKTGGRRWLKWVILGPLLLVVLLQLYFFAMVCWWTQFNPSSTSMMRQQLAALREQNPNAKLEQVWVPYSRISDNLKRAVIASEDANFVDHDGVDWDALEKAYERNNKKHKVVGGGSTITQQLAKNLFLSGSRNYLRKGQELIIAYMLEAVMDKERILEIYLNVVEFGRGVFGAEAAARHYFHTSAANLTPAQGARLAVMLPNPRFYDRHRDTNYLARRTAVIQRRMSAAELP is encoded by the coding sequence ATGAGCGGCATCGGCACGCTCAAGGCGGGCGCCCCGGCGCGCGCGAAGACCGGCGGCCGGCGCTGGCTGAAATGGGTCATCCTCGGGCCGTTGCTGCTCGTCGTCCTGCTGCAGCTGTACTTCTTTGCGATGGTGTGCTGGTGGACCCAGTTCAATCCTTCGTCCACGAGCATGATGCGCCAGCAGCTGGCGGCGCTGCGCGAGCAGAACCCGAACGCGAAGCTGGAACAGGTGTGGGTGCCGTATTCCCGCATCTCGGACAACCTGAAGCGGGCCGTGATCGCATCCGAGGACGCCAATTTCGTCGACCACGACGGCGTCGACTGGGACGCGCTGGAAAAGGCGTACGAGCGCAACAACAAGAAGCACAAGGTCGTGGGCGGCGGCTCGACGATCACCCAGCAGCTGGCCAAGAACCTGTTCCTGTCCGGCTCGCGCAACTACCTGCGCAAGGGCCAGGAACTGATCATCGCCTACATGCTGGAAGCGGTGATGGACAAGGAACGCATCCTGGAGATCTACCTGAACGTGGTCGAATTCGGCCGCGGCGTGTTCGGCGCCGAAGCGGCGGCGCGCCACTATTTCCACACGTCGGCCGCGAACCTGACGCCGGCCCAGGGCGCACGCCTGGCCGTGATGCTGCCGAACCCGCGCTTCTACGACCGCCACCGCGACACGAACTACCTGGCGCGCCGCACGGCGGTCATCCAGCGCCGCATGAGCGCGGCCGAGCTGCCATAA
- a CDS encoding TonB family protein, with product MIAIASSVLAHASLLAIRFAAPDAFRLQPADPGLEVILVNAKHARAPVKADALAQANLDGGGNADTGRAQSPLPDLRKVENGDAIRALQRRIAELEQQQNSVLTKMHRSQFNRTPVADQAKPDPSRTGEDNLDSTKAIARMTAEITQRIADENKRPKKTFISPSTREVGYAMYYKAMQKRVEEVGTLNFPQQNGHKLYGELVVYIPIFQDGTLYDKEGGPRIERSSGNPALDKAALAIVRRAAPFGKFPANMRSSDKDDLWIVVTRFKFTREEKLQAELRGDG from the coding sequence ATGATCGCCATCGCCTCTTCGGTGCTGGCGCACGCCTCCCTGCTGGCGATCCGCTTCGCCGCGCCGGACGCGTTCCGGTTGCAGCCGGCCGATCCGGGGCTGGAGGTCATCCTCGTCAACGCCAAGCATGCGCGCGCGCCGGTCAAGGCCGACGCGCTGGCCCAGGCCAATCTGGACGGCGGCGGCAATGCCGATACCGGCCGCGCCCAGTCCCCGCTGCCCGACCTGCGCAAGGTCGAGAACGGCGACGCTATCCGCGCCCTGCAGCGCCGCATCGCCGAACTGGAACAACAACAGAACAGCGTGCTGACGAAGATGCACCGGTCGCAGTTCAACCGCACGCCGGTCGCCGACCAGGCCAAGCCCGACCCCAGCCGCACGGGCGAGGACAATCTTGACTCCACCAAGGCCATCGCGCGCATGACGGCCGAGATCACGCAGCGCATCGCCGACGAGAACAAGCGGCCGAAAAAAACGTTCATCAGCCCCAGCACGCGCGAAGTCGGCTATGCCATGTACTACAAGGCGATGCAGAAGCGCGTGGAGGAAGTCGGCACGCTGAATTTCCCGCAGCAGAACGGGCACAAGCTGTACGGCGAACTGGTCGTCTATATCCCGATCTTCCAGGACGGCACGCTGTACGACAAGGAAGGCGGGCCGCGCATCGAACGCAGCTCCGGCAATCCGGCGCTGGACAAGGCCGCGCTGGCGATCGTGCGCCGCGCCGCGCCGTTCGGCAAGTTCCCCGCCAATATGCGGTCGAGCGACAAGGACGATCTGTGGATCGTCGTCACCCGCTTCAAATTCACACGCGAAGAAAAACTCCAGGCGGAATTGCGCGGGGATGGCTAA
- the accB gene encoding acetyl-CoA carboxylase biotin carboxyl carrier protein: MDLRKLKTLIDLVAESDIAELEVTEGESKVRIVKSSAIPQNQMVMVPQQGVQQYSAPAMPAPAAPAAAPAAPSEPTGHVVKSPMVGTFYRSSAPGAPAFVEVGATVKEGDTLCIIEAMKLLNEIDADASGTITKILVENGQPVEFGQPLFVIG; encoded by the coding sequence ATGGATCTAAGAAAACTCAAGACACTGATCGACCTCGTCGCGGAGTCGGATATCGCCGAACTCGAAGTGACCGAAGGCGAAAGCAAGGTCCGCATCGTCAAGTCCTCGGCAATCCCGCAGAATCAGATGGTCATGGTCCCGCAGCAAGGCGTCCAGCAATACTCGGCACCGGCCATGCCCGCCCCGGCCGCACCCGCCGCAGCCCCGGCCGCGCCAAGCGAACCGACCGGCCACGTCGTCAAGTCGCCGATGGTCGGCACCTTCTACCGCTCCTCGGCACCGGGCGCCCCGGCATTCGTCGAAGTCGGCGCGACCGTGAAGGAAGGCGATACCCTGTGCATCATCGAAGCGATGAAGCTCCTGAATGAAATCGATGCCGACGCCTCCGGCACCATCACCAAGATCCTGGTGGAAAACGGTCAGCCCGTCGAATTCGGTCAGCCGCTGTTCGTGATCGGCTAA
- the aroE gene encoding shikimate dehydrogenase, whose protein sequence is MTDKYCVIGNPIAHSKSPDIHAAFAAATGQDIAYERCLAPLDGFADTVRDLIAQGYRGANVTVPFKLEAAALATRLEERARLAGAVNTLRFDDGEIVGDNTDGPGLVADIVKNAGVPLAGKRILLLGAGGAARGVILPFLREQPESIIIANRTRATADALVSHFAGHVAYPGQLGACGFGDIAGPFDVVVNATSASLSADLPPVPASAFRAGTLALDMMYGKAPTPFMQFAAMHGAIVRDGLGMLVEQAAEAFAIWRGVRPETSALLARMRAS, encoded by the coding sequence ATGACCGATAAATATTGCGTGATCGGCAACCCGATCGCCCACAGCAAATCGCCGGACATCCACGCCGCCTTCGCGGCCGCGACCGGCCAGGACATCGCGTACGAACGCTGCCTGGCGCCGCTGGACGGCTTCGCGGACACGGTCCGCGACCTGATCGCGCAGGGTTATCGCGGCGCCAACGTGACGGTGCCGTTCAAGCTGGAAGCGGCCGCGCTGGCCACCCGGCTCGAGGAGCGCGCCCGCCTGGCCGGCGCCGTCAACACGCTGCGCTTCGACGACGGCGAGATCGTCGGCGACAACACGGACGGTCCGGGCCTCGTGGCCGACATCGTGAAGAACGCCGGCGTGCCCCTGGCCGGCAAGCGCATCCTGCTGCTGGGCGCGGGCGGCGCGGCGCGCGGCGTGATCCTGCCTTTTTTGCGCGAACAGCCGGAATCGATCATCATCGCCAACCGCACGCGCGCGACGGCCGATGCGCTGGTCTCTCACTTTGCCGGTCACGTGGCGTATCCGGGGCAGCTCGGCGCCTGCGGGTTCGGTGATATCGCGGGTCCGTTCGACGTCGTCGTCAACGCCACGTCGGCGAGCCTGTCGGCCGACCTGCCGCCCGTGCCCGCGTCGGCATTCCGTGCGGGCACGCTGGCGCTGGACATGATGTACGGGAAGGCGCCCACGCCGTTCATGCAGTTCGCGGCGATGCACGGCGCGATCGTGCGCGACGGTCTCGGCATGCTGGTCGAACAGGCCGCCGAAGCGTTCGCCATCTGGCGCGGCGTGCGCCCGGAGACGTCGGCCCTGCTGGCCCGCATGCGCGCATCATGA
- the aroQ gene encoding type II 3-dehydroquinate dehydratase, whose amino-acid sequence MAKKLLLLNGPNLNLLGTREPAVYGATTLADIEQAATAQAQAAGAEIACFQSNHEGALIDRIHAARQESVDAIVINPGALTHTSVALRDALAGVEIPFVEVHISNIYKREEFRHHSFLSAIAQGTICGLGADGYRFAIDFALKQR is encoded by the coding sequence ATGGCGAAAAAGCTACTGCTGCTCAATGGCCCCAACCTCAATTTGCTGGGGACACGTGAGCCTGCGGTGTATGGCGCGACAACGCTGGCCGACATCGAGCAGGCCGCCACCGCCCAGGCGCAAGCGGCCGGGGCGGAGATCGCCTGTTTCCAGAGCAACCATGAAGGGGCGCTGATCGACCGTATTCACGCTGCCCGCCAGGAAAGCGTGGACGCGATCGTCATCAACCCGGGCGCATTGACCCATACCAGCGTCGCACTGCGCGATGCGCTGGCGGGGGTGGAGATTCCGTTTGTGGAAGTACACATCTCTAATATTTACAAGCGCGAGGAGTTCCGGCACCACTCGTTTTTGTCGGCGATCGCGCAAGGCACGATCTGCGGGCTGGGAGCTGATGGATATCGCTTTGCCATCGACTTCGCGCTGAAACAGCGTTAA
- a CDS encoding TlpA family protein disulfide reductase yields the protein MNKKHLAGYVLLATAFTVLGAIAGVKQDAKGPLTTSYTPTDGRPHTAVTNLYASSLNDLAGKPQPLGQWKGKPLLVNFWASWCAPCVSEMPELSDLAAKDGGKHFNVIGIGIDSPTNLAEFARKIKISYPLYVGGMGGTDLARGLGNAQGGLPFTVLIGADGQVRKTYLGRLKFDQLRADLAKL from the coding sequence ATGAATAAAAAACACTTGGCCGGCTATGTGCTCCTGGCCACCGCCTTCACGGTGCTCGGCGCCATCGCCGGCGTCAAGCAGGACGCCAAGGGCCCGCTGACGACCAGCTATACGCCCACGGACGGCCGTCCGCACACGGCCGTGACGAACCTGTATGCATCGTCGCTGAACGACCTCGCCGGCAAGCCGCAGCCGCTCGGCCAGTGGAAGGGCAAGCCGCTGCTCGTGAACTTCTGGGCCTCGTGGTGCGCGCCGTGCGTGTCGGAGATGCCGGAATTGTCCGACCTCGCGGCCAAGGACGGCGGCAAGCATTTCAATGTGATCGGTATCGGCATCGATTCCCCCACGAACCTCGCCGAGTTTGCCCGCAAAATCAAGATTTCTTACCCATTGTACGTAGGCGGCATGGGTGGCACGGACCTGGCGCGCGGCCTCGGCAATGCCCAGGGCGGGTTGCCGTTTACCGTGCTGATCGGCGCAGATGGACAGGTCCGCAAGACTTACCTGGGCCGCCTCAAGTTCGATCAGTTACGCGCCGACCTGGCCAAGTTGTAG
- a CDS encoding chorismate--pyruvate lyase family protein, with amino-acid sequence MRPASLRRARWLAHADGVHAPAAMRDWLTTPGSLTARLIAHSRHFRVQKLRQAGNVCLADEAGAIGLARPRRVWEREVLLRCDGRPVVYGHTVVPMSASASDWPLFSALGERSLGTTLFYDPRVTRGELEFARLRPGHPLLARVQATLGRDGPAQETYFARRCVYRRRQGLLLVTEVFLPEVLDLAATNMNTK; translated from the coding sequence GTGAGGCCGGCATCGCTGCGCCGGGCCCGCTGGCTGGCGCATGCGGACGGCGTGCATGCGCCGGCCGCCATGCGCGACTGGCTGACGACGCCCGGCTCGCTGACGGCGCGCCTGATCGCGCACAGCCGCCATTTTCGCGTACAGAAACTGCGCCAGGCGGGCAATGTGTGCCTGGCGGACGAGGCCGGTGCCATCGGCCTGGCGCGGCCCCGGCGCGTGTGGGAACGCGAGGTGCTGCTGCGCTGCGACGGCCGACCGGTCGTGTACGGCCACACCGTCGTGCCGATGAGCGCGAGCGCGAGCGACTGGCCATTGTTTTCGGCGCTGGGCGAGCGGTCGCTCGGCACCACGCTGTTTTACGACCCGAGGGTCACGCGCGGCGAGCTTGAATTCGCGCGGCTGCGTCCCGGCCATCCGCTGCTGGCGCGCGTGCAAGCCACGCTCGGCCGCGATGGCCCGGCGCAAGAGACTTATTTTGCGCGGCGTTGCGTCTATCGCCGCCGCCAGGGCCTGCTGCTGGTCACCGAGGTGTTTCTGCCCGAGGTGCTCGACCTGGCCGCAACCAACATGAATACGAAATAA
- a CDS encoding ribonuclease catalytic domain-containing protein, giving the protein MNLFFEESGDFKVGTVLSQAGEAYQVEMPSGKRTKVKARDVLLQFDKPDPAALLEQAKAVAADVDLEFLWEVAGQEEFGFAELGAEYFGHAPLPFEAAGLVLALHGAPIYFYKKGRGRYKAAPEQSLRAALAGIEKKKQQAVVQAAYVEELKAGTLPQAMQPLVQQLLFKPDKNSIEYKALETAADELQTTAPRLMLSTGGIASAKELHMGRFLFEHFPRGAGFPPVAVPAPPADLPLANVAAFSIDDVTTTEIDDAFSVETLPDGTVRVGIHIAAPGLGIRPDDAIDKIARARMSTVYMPGDKITMLPDEVVNAYTLAEGNDCPALSLYAVLDPATWSVVSTTTRAERVPIKNNLRHNDLDDVVNEETLNNGAGDYPHKTELGLLWQWALQLEAGRMKKREAFGLKPEQANRVDFNFYVEDDVVTIVRRKRGAPLDKIVAELMIFANSTWGKLLHDCGVPGIYRSQGPGAGGWAAKMQVRMVTHAAPHQGLGVDQYAWSTSPLRRYTDLVNQWQILACASNGVTAPLVAPFKHRDATLFSIVSAFDAAYSAYNDFQQNMERYWCLRWLAQENAKQVDAVVLKDEVLRLVEIPLVIRLPGMPQAARGAQVRLDIVRWDEVDLALEARLLEVAAVAPEAAAELGLDEEEEGTDTGEAAAAEAAEAEGAVAVTDPETQTDVAGEQAGPEEPQQAA; this is encoded by the coding sequence ATGAACTTATTTTTCGAAGAGTCCGGCGATTTCAAGGTCGGCACCGTGCTGTCGCAGGCGGGCGAGGCTTATCAGGTCGAAATGCCGAGCGGGAAGCGAACCAAGGTTAAGGCGCGCGACGTGCTGCTGCAGTTCGACAAGCCCGATCCCGCCGCCCTGCTGGAGCAGGCCAAGGCCGTCGCGGCGGACGTCGACCTGGAATTCCTGTGGGAAGTCGCGGGCCAGGAAGAATTCGGGTTCGCGGAACTGGGCGCCGAATACTTCGGCCATGCGCCGCTGCCGTTCGAAGCGGCCGGCCTCGTGCTGGCCTTGCACGGCGCGCCCATCTATTTCTACAAGAAGGGCCGCGGCCGCTACAAGGCGGCGCCGGAACAGTCGTTGCGCGCGGCCCTGGCCGGCATCGAAAAGAAGAAGCAGCAGGCCGTCGTCCAGGCCGCTTATGTCGAGGAACTGAAGGCCGGCACGCTGCCGCAGGCGATGCAGCCGCTCGTCCAGCAACTGCTGTTCAAGCCGGACAAGAACAGCATCGAATACAAGGCGCTCGAGACGGCCGCCGACGAATTGCAGACGACGGCCCCGCGCCTGATGCTGTCCACGGGCGGCATCGCGTCGGCGAAAGAGCTGCACATGGGACGCTTCCTGTTCGAGCACTTCCCGCGCGGCGCCGGCTTCCCGCCCGTGGCCGTGCCCGCGCCGCCCGCCGACCTGCCGCTGGCGAACGTGGCCGCGTTCTCGATCGACGACGTGACGACGACCGAGATCGACGACGCATTCTCCGTCGAGACGCTGCCTGACGGCACCGTCCGCGTGGGCATCCACATCGCCGCGCCGGGCCTGGGCATCCGTCCGGACGACGCCATCGACAAGATCGCCCGCGCGCGCATGTCGACCGTGTATATGCCGGGCGACAAGATCACGATGCTGCCGGACGAAGTCGTGAACGCCTACACGCTGGCCGAGGGCAACGACTGCCCGGCGCTGTCGCTGTATGCCGTGCTGGACCCGGCCACGTGGTCCGTGGTCTCGACGACGACCCGCGCCGAGCGCGTGCCGATCAAGAACAATCTGCGCCACAACGACCTGGACGACGTCGTCAACGAAGAGACGCTGAACAATGGCGCGGGCGATTACCCGCACAAGACCGAACTGGGGCTGCTGTGGCAATGGGCGCTGCAGCTGGAAGCGGGCCGCATGAAGAAGCGGGAGGCGTTCGGGCTGAAGCCGGAGCAGGCGAACCGCGTCGACTTCAATTTCTATGTCGAGGACGACGTCGTCACGATCGTGCGCCGCAAGCGCGGCGCGCCGCTGGACAAGATCGTGGCCGAGCTCATGATCTTCGCCAACAGCACGTGGGGCAAGCTGCTGCACGACTGCGGCGTGCCCGGCATCTACCGCTCGCAGGGGCCGGGCGCCGGCGGCTGGGCCGCCAAGATGCAGGTGCGCATGGTCACGCACGCGGCGCCGCACCAAGGGCTGGGCGTCGATCAATATGCGTGGTCGACGTCGCCGCTGCGCCGCTATACGGACCTCGTGAACCAGTGGCAGATTCTGGCCTGCGCGTCGAACGGCGTGACGGCGCCGCTCGTCGCCCCGTTCAAGCACCGCGACGCGACGCTGTTCTCGATCGTCTCCGCCTTCGACGCCGCGTACTCCGCCTACAACGACTTCCAGCAGAACATGGAGCGTTACTGGTGCCTGCGCTGGCTGGCGCAGGAAAACGCCAAGCAGGTCGATGCCGTCGTGTTGAAGGACGAGGTGCTGCGCCTCGTCGAGATCCCGCTCGTGATCCGCCTGCCGGGCATGCCGCAGGCGGCGCGCGGCGCCCAGGTCCGCCTGGACATCGTGCGCTGGGACGAGGTCGACCTGGCGCTGGAAGCGCGCCTGCTCGAAGTGGCGGCCGTGGCGCCGGAAGCGGCGGCCGAGCTGGGCCTGGACGAGGAGGAGGAGGGCACCGACACGGGCGAAGCGGCGGCGGCGGAAGCGGCCGAAGCCGAGGGCGCCGTCGCGGTCACCGATCCGGAGACGCAGACCGACGTGGCGGGCGAACAGGCCGGGCCGGAGGAACCGCAGCAGGCCGCGTGA